GCCCCGGCTCCTGGACCGGGGCGGCGGCGGCGCGGGATCGGGCGATTCCCCTGGGGAGCTTGACAATCCGCGCGCGGAATCCCCTCTTGCGGTGCAGCGCGGGCTCGCGCCCGCGGTCGAGCACCTTCCGCTGCTCGCGCCTCTACCCAGACCAGGAGACCGCTCCATGGCCACTCCCAAGAAGGGCACCCCCGCGAAGTCCGCCACGAAGAGCGCCACGGCCAAGAAGTCGACCGCGAAGAAGGGCGCCGCGGGCGAGGGAGCGCCGCGGCAGGCGCGGGGCGGGATCGCGACGCCGGTGACGCCGGACGCGCAGCTGGCGGCCATCGTCGGCAAGGACCCGCTGCCGCGCTCCGAGATGACCAAGCGGCTGTGGGACTACATCAAGAAGAACAACCTGCAGGACGCGCAGAACAAGCGGAACATCAACGCCGACGCCAAGCTGCGGCCCATCTTCGGGAAGGACCAGGTCACCATGTTCGAGATGACCAAGCTGGTCAACCAGCACGTCAAGTAGTCCGCCTCCGTCCGGGCTCGCCCGGGCGGGTGAACGAGAATAAGGAGCCGCGTCCCGGTGCGGGACGCGGCTCCTTTTCTCATCCGGCGGGGCGGTCAGAAGGTGACGCTCGCCTCGTTGGAGCAGACGGTGGTCCCGGCCTCGCACACCTTGTAGGCGTACGTCCCGCCTCCGCTCTTCCCGATGTTGTCCGTGTGGGCCCCGTCGTTCGCGGTGGTCGCCACCCGCGCGCCGTTGCGGAACACGTCCACGCTGGTGGAGGTGGCGCCCGACCAGGTCAGGTCGGCGTGCTGCGTCCCCTTCACCTTGTACCCGGTGGCGCTCAGCCTGATGCCGCCCGACGAGGAGGAGCTCACGGTGACGATCTGCGAGGTGGTGCCGGTGGCGCCTGCATCGTCCGTGACGGTGAGCGCCACGGTGTACGTCCCGCCCGCGGCGTAGGTGTGCGACGGGTTGGCCGCCGTGGAGGTGGCGCCGTCGCCGAAGCTCCAGCTCCACGATGCGACGCTGCCGTCGCTGTCGGTGCTGGCGTCGGTGAAGCCGCAGGCCAGCACCGAGCAGGCGTAGGTGAAGCTCGCGGTGGGCGCGGCGTTGCCCCCGGAGCTCAGAGTGGTGTAGCGGGTGGCGACGGGGTAGTGGTCGCTGGTGGTCTGGCCGTAGTCGGCGATGTACTGGTCCACGCGCAGCACCTCCGCGGAGCCGGCCAGGTACGCGCTCCAGAACTCGTTGGTGCCCAGGTGGTGGTCCACCACGTCCGGGTAGGTCACGGTGGACGACACCCCGGCGGCCGACAGCGCCGCGGTGGGGAAGCGGTATGCGGCGGAGTCGGCGACGAAGTTGGCGTAGGGCGACGCCTTGGGGCGCACGATGGACACGTCCACGTCGTCGTTGAAGTCGCCGATGACGATGACCTTCTGCGTGGGGTAGGTGGAGTCCAGGTATGCCTTGAGCGCCTCGGACCCACGCTTCCGCCGGTCGTAGTCCGTGCCGCCCGTGCCCGCCTTGGCGTGCAGCACGATCACCACCAGGTTCTCGGTGGTGCCGTTCACCGACGCGGCGAGCTTCACCTCCAGCGGGGGCCGGCCGGCGAAGTCGTAGTCGTACGCCGTGAGGATGATGCGAGCGCTCTGCACCGTCGCGACGGAGGTCTTGTAGAGCAGCCCCACCTTCTGCTCCGTGCCGTTGAAGTCGCTGTAGTACGCGGCGCCGTCGGTGACCAGCGGGTCGTTGGCGAGGAAGCCGGAGTAGCCGGAGAGCTGCGAAACCAGGTTCTTGAAGTGAGCCTCGTTCACCACTTCCTGCAGCCCCCAGATGTCCAGGTCCGTCCCCGCGACCACGTCGCGCACGTTCTCCAGCTGCAGCGTCTCGTTGGAGGGGCCGTTCGACGTGTCGCCGAACCACTCGATGTTCCAGGTCCCGAAGTCCAGGGACGAGGAGGTGCCCACGGCGGGGATCGGGGCGGTGGCGGCGGCGGTGGGCGCGGTCGGCAGGCCCGGGCTGCCGGCGGTCTCGCAGGCGGCGAGCCCCAGCGCCAGCGCGGCGGCGAGGACGCGGCGCGGGCGGAAAAAGTCAGTCGGCATCTGATTGCTCCTGGCGGGTGGACGTGCACCGCGCGGCCCGGCGGCCACCGGTCCGAGCCGGTGCGGAAAACCGGCCTGACGATCGTGCGAACAGGCCCCGATCCGTGCTGCGCGCATTCACGGACGCGTACCGGAGGTGGGGAGCCGCCGGGAAGATGCCGCCAGTTTGTCGCGGAAGCAAGCGGGCGGGTGAGATCCGTCCGGCCCGCGCACGAAAAGACGGGAGCCCCCGGAGGACGATCCTCCGGGGGCTCCGTGCCGTCACGCCGGTCCGGCTCCGCGGTCAGCGCCCGCAGTGCAGCCGCGTCTCGCCCTCGGCGCCGCGGCTCCCGCCCGTGGGCGGGAGGGGGAGGGAGGGGAAGAGGAGCTTCCCCTCCTGCATGCTGGCGCCGCGGAGCGCGACCGCCAGCGCCTCGTCGATGGACTCCACCAGGTGCACCTCGAACTCGGCCAGCACGTCCTTGGGGAGGTCGTCCAGGTCCGGCTCGTTGGCCTTGGGCAGCATCACCGTGCGGATCCCCGCCCGGTGCGCCCCCAGGAGCTTCTCCTTCACCCCGCCGATGGGGAGCACCCGGCCGGTCAGCGTCACCTCGCCCGTCATCGCCACGTCCGAGCGGACCGGCGTGCCGGACAGGACCGAGGCCAGCGCCACCGACATCGCCACGCCCGCCGAGGGGCCGTCCTTGGGGATCGCTCCCGCGGGGACGTGGATGTGGATCTCCGAGCCCCACGCCTTGCGCGGGTCGATCCCGTAGCGGGCCGCGTGGGCCCGGGCGTAGGTCAGCGCGGCGCGCGCCGACTCCTTCATCACGTCGCCGAGCTGCCCCGTGAGCACCAGGTTGCCGAACCCCGGGGCCGCGTTCTCCGCGTCGGCGGCGGCCACGCCGCCGCTGCGCTGCTGCGCCGACGCCTCGATGAACATGATGTCGCCGCCCATCGGGGTGTAGTACAGCCCCGTGGCCACGCCCACCACGTCCTCGCGCCCGGCGCGCTCCGGGTGCACCCGGCTGCGGCCCAGGAAGTCCTTGACCACGGCCTCGTCCACCGTGACGTGGCTCACCGTCCCGGAGGCGATCCGGCGCGCCGCCTTGCGGGCCAGCTTCCCCACCTCGCGCTCCAGCTGGCGCACCCCCGCCTCGCGGGTGTACTCCGAGATCACGCTGCGGAGCGCCGCGTCGGTCACCTGCAGCTCCTCCTCCTCCAGCCCGGCCTCCTCGACCTGGCGCGGGAGCAGGTAGCGCTCGGCGATGGCCTTCTTCTCCTGCTCCGTGTACCCCCGGAACTCCACCGCCTCCATCCGGTCGTACAGCGGCGCCGGGATGTTCTGGACGTAGTTCGCCGTGGCGATGAAGAGCACCTCCGACAGGTCGAAGGGCACGCCCAGGTAGTGGTCCGTGAACTCGTGGTTCTGCGCCGGGTCCAGCACCTCCAGCAGCGCGCTGGAGGGGTCGCCCTGCATGGACACGCCCAGCTTGTCCACCTCGTCCAGAAGGATCACCGGGTTGCGGGACTTGGCCTGCTTCAGCGCCTGGACGATGCGCCCCGGCATGGCGCCCACGTAGGTGCGCCGGTGCCCGCGGACGTCGGCCTCGTCGCGCACGCCGCCCAGGGCGATGCGGACGTACTTGCGGCCCAGCGCCCGGGCGATGCTCTTGGCGATGGAGGTCTTCCCCACCCCCGGAGGCCCGGCGAAGAGGAGGATGGGTCCCCTGGCGGTGGCGCGCGCCTTGGCCTCGGTCAGCTCCTTCTCCAGCTCTTCCGTGGTCGTCTCGGCCTCGGTGCCCTCCAGCGCCTCGGCCTCCACGGCGGCCTCCTGCTGCACCTCCTGCTCCGCGCGTCGCGCGGCGAGCTGCCGCACCGCCAGGAACTCCAGTACGCGGTCCTTGACGTCCTCCAGCCCGTAGTGGTCCTCGTGCAGCACCTCCTCCGCGGCCGGGAGGTCCAGCCGGTCCTCGGTGCGGAGGTTCCAGGGGAGGTCCGCCATCCACTCCAGGTAGGTGCGGATCACCTGGTACTCGGCGCTCTGCTGCGGCGTCCGCTCCAGGCGGCTGAGCTCGCGGTCAGCCTCCTCGCGGGCGGCCTCCGGGAGGTCGAGCGCGGCCAGGCGCTCGCGGAGCTCCTCCACCTCGGCGCCCTCGTCCCCGTCGCCCAGCTCGCGCTGGATCGCCTTCATCTGCTCGCGCAGCAGCATCTCGCGCTGCCGCTCGCCCAGCTCCTCCTGCACCTGCTGCTGGATCTCCTCCTGCGCCTCCACCATGGCGAGCTGGCGCTGCACGATGAGCAGCAGCGAGCGCATGCGCTCCTCGATGGAGAGCGTCTCCAGCAGCTTCTGCTTGGCCTCGGTGTCGATCTCGGTGTAGAAGGCCACCAGGTCGGCGAAGGCGCCGGGGTCCGTGATCCCGCTCAGGAACTGCTCCAGCATCTCCGCGGGGACGCCGCGGCGCCGGGCCAGCTCGGAGCCGCGAGAGCGCAGCTCGCGGTAGAGCGCGATGTACGCCGGGTCCTCGGTGTTCACCGGCTGCTGGTCCTCCATCTCGCGGACCTGCGCGGAGAGCGCGCCGTTCTCGGCCTCCACGAAGTGCAGCGCCATGGCGCGGCCCTCGCCGTGGATCAGCAGCTGTACGCCGCCCACGCCGCGCTGCACCTGGGCGATCTGCACCACGGTGCCCACGGTGTACAGGTTCTCGACCTCTACCTCGTCCTGG
The nucleotide sequence above comes from Longimicrobiaceae bacterium. Encoded proteins:
- a CDS encoding PKD domain-containing protein, producing MPTDFFRPRRVLAAALALGLAACETAGSPGLPTAPTAAATAPIPAVGTSSSLDFGTWNIEWFGDTSNGPSNETLQLENVRDVVAGTDLDIWGLQEVVNEAHFKNLVSQLSGYSGFLANDPLVTDGAAYYSDFNGTEQKVGLLYKTSVATVQSARIILTAYDYDFAGRPPLEVKLAASVNGTTENLVVIVLHAKAGTGGTDYDRRKRGSEALKAYLDSTYPTQKVIVIGDFNDDVDVSIVRPKASPYANFVADSAAYRFPTAALSAAGVSSTVTYPDVVDHHLGTNEFWSAYLAGSAEVLRVDQYIADYGQTTSDHYPVATRYTTLSSGGNAAPTASFTYACSVLACGFTDASTDSDGSVASWSWSFGDGATSTAANPSHTYAAGGTYTVALTVTDDAGATGTTSQIVTVSSSSSGGIRLSATGYKVKGTQHADLTWSGATSTSVDVFRNGARVATTANDGAHTDNIGKSGGGTYAYKVCEAGTTVCSNEASVTF
- a CDS encoding SWIB/MDM2 domain-containing protein, giving the protein MATPKKGTPAKSATKSATAKKSTAKKGAAGEGAPRQARGGIATPVTPDAQLAAIVGKDPLPRSEMTKRLWDYIKKNNLQDAQNKRNINADAKLRPIFGKDQVTMFEMTKLVNQHVK
- the lon gene encoding endopeptidase La produces the protein MAEKTMLPVLPLRETVIFPGVAVPISAGRPGTLQAVEAALAGDRRMLAVAQRENQDEVEVENLYTVGTVVQIAQVQRGVGGVQLLIHGEGRAMALHFVEAENGALSAQVREMEDQQPVNTEDPAYIALYRELRSRGSELARRRGVPAEMLEQFLSGITDPGAFADLVAFYTEIDTEAKQKLLETLSIEERMRSLLLIVQRQLAMVEAQEEIQQQVQEELGERQREMLLREQMKAIQRELGDGDEGAEVEELRERLAALDLPEAAREEADRELSRLERTPQQSAEYQVIRTYLEWMADLPWNLRTEDRLDLPAAEEVLHEDHYGLEDVKDRVLEFLAVRQLAARRAEQEVQQEAAVEAEALEGTEAETTTEELEKELTEAKARATARGPILLFAGPPGVGKTSIAKSIARALGRKYVRIALGGVRDEADVRGHRRTYVGAMPGRIVQALKQAKSRNPVILLDEVDKLGVSMQGDPSSALLEVLDPAQNHEFTDHYLGVPFDLSEVLFIATANYVQNIPAPLYDRMEAVEFRGYTEQEKKAIAERYLLPRQVEEAGLEEEELQVTDAALRSVISEYTREAGVRQLEREVGKLARKAARRIASGTVSHVTVDEAVVKDFLGRSRVHPERAGREDVVGVATGLYYTPMGGDIMFIEASAQQRSGGVAAADAENAAPGFGNLVLTGQLGDVMKESARAALTYARAHAARYGIDPRKAWGSEIHIHVPAGAIPKDGPSAGVAMSVALASVLSGTPVRSDVAMTGEVTLTGRVLPIGGVKEKLLGAHRAGIRTVMLPKANEPDLDDLPKDVLAEFEVHLVESIDEALAVALRGASMQEGKLLFPSLPLPPTGGSRGAEGETRLHCGR